A genomic segment from Necator americanus strain Aroian chromosome III, whole genome shotgun sequence encodes:
- a CDS encoding hypothetical protein (NECATOR_CHRIII.G12983.T1): MKKAESFKTTKRRLSLQTLELIRQSGTARAAGNQELTSELARLCRDAIKEDLKERRAEVLAEAAEAGKSRAADETSPVARRG, from the coding sequence atgaagaaggctgagagttttaaaaccaccaagaggcgcctgtctcttcaaactcttgagctgatacgccagagtggaacagcacgagccgcagggaaccaagaactcacgtccgagctcgcaaggctttgcagagacgcgataaaggaagatcttaaagagagaagagcagaagtgctggccgaagctgcagaggcggggaaaagcagaGCAGCAgacgagacttcgccagtcgcaagacgaggatga
- a CDS encoding hypothetical protein (NECATOR_CHRIII.G12985.T1) produces MQAKKIKYDVIGLTETRRRHPLNAVYETGEELFLGTCDSRGVGGVGVLVNTTLTIFVAYAPKSSYEEEEVEAFYMDLEKFYQEGHAFYKVIIGDFNAKVGPRRTPEELHIGTHDLQWNDQGERLSEFTMTTKTIHGNSQFQKPFSLRWTWESPGGGYRNEIDHIIVNKRFCLTDVSVVPKFYTRSDHRLLRGRFSFTRRAEKAAKFREREIPGLPLTGISSLR; encoded by the exons atgcaagccaagaagatcaagtacgacgtcatcggactcaccgagacgagacgacgtcaccctctcaacgccgtatatgaaactggagaagaactgttcttaggaacatgcgacagtagaggtgttggtggagttggcgtcctcgtcaacacga ctttgactatcttcgtcgcttacgctccaaaatcaagctacgaagaagaagaagtcgaagctttctatatggacctggagaagttctaccaagaaggtcatgctttctacaaggtcataattggcgatttcaacgctaaggttggcccaagaagaacgccggaggaacttcacatcgggacccacgacctacaatggaatgaccagggagagaggctctccgagttcaccatgacgactaagaccatccatgggaactcgcaattccagaagcccttctctttacgctggacgtgggagtcacccggtggagggtaccgtaatgaaatagaccacatcatcgtcaataaaaggttctgcctgacggacgtcagtgttgtaccaaagttctatacgagatcggaccatcgcctcctccgaggaaggttttccttcacaaggagagcagagaaagccgccaagttcagagagagagaaatcccaggactaccattaactgggatctcttcgctacgctag
- a CDS encoding hypothetical protein (NECATOR_CHRIII.G12984.T1) — protein sequence MWPIPALTIFVAYAPKSSYEEEEVEAFYMDLEKFYQEGHAFYKVIIGDFNAKVGPRRTPEELHIGTHDLQWNDQGERLSEFTMTTKTIHGNSQFQKPFSLRWTWESPGGGYRNEIDHIIVNKRFCLTDVSVVPKFYTRSDHRLLRGRFSFTRRAEKAAKFREREIPGLPLTGISSLR from the coding sequence atgtggccaataccagctttgactatcttcgtcgcttacgctccaaaatcaagctacgaagaagaagaagtcgaagctttctatatggacctggagaagttctaccaagaaggtcatgctttctacaaggtcataattggcgatttcaacgctaaggttggcccaagaagaacgccggaggaacttcacatcgggacccacgacctacaatggaatgaccagggagagaggctctccgagttcaccatgacgactaagaccatccatgggaactcgcaattccagaagcccttctctttacgctggacgtgggagtcacccggtggagggtaccgtaatgaaatagaccacatcatcgtcaataaaaggttctgcctgacggacgtcagtgttgtaccaaagttctatacgagatcggaccatcgcctcctccgaggaaggttttccttcacaaggagagcagagaaagccgccaagttcagagagagagaaatcccaggactaccattaactgggatctcttcgctacgctag